From the Musa acuminata AAA Group cultivar baxijiao chromosome BXJ3-7, Cavendish_Baxijiao_AAA, whole genome shotgun sequence genome, one window contains:
- the LOC103993007 gene encoding pathogen-associated molecular patterns-induced protein A70 gives MMMEESWTSIWTSVRGWFTPTVLFLLLNLVIGTIVVTSKSLRSHRRHHRDGVDVPPEDLPPLSRGPSAMLERIRSIGLYRFRSGEISIDAALSRTLPEAAPLETVTDPPEAAATHEDNHDHETHQYGRSRSDTREEAAGKLAGKMKKSASASSAFDHFEAAEIVRRPATARGGRGAPVAEEVEEVEVDARADDFINRFRQQLHLQRLDSILRYKEMLNRGK, from the coding sequence ATGATGATGGAGGAATCATGGACATCGATCTGGACCTCGGTCCGCGGCTGGTTCACTCCCACCGTCCTCTTCCTGCTTCTCAACCTCGTGATCGGCACCATCGTCGTGACCTCCAAGAGCCTTCGCTCCCACCGCCGCCACCACCGCGACGGCGTAGACGTCCCGCCGGAGGATCTCCCACCGCTCTCACGTGGCCCCTCCGCCATGCTTGAGCGCATCCGTTCAATCGGCCTCTACCGCTTCCGATCCGGGGAGATCTCCATCGACGCCGCCCTCTCCCGGACGCTCCCCGAAGCGGCTCCTTTGGAGACGGTGACGGACCCTCCGGAGGCCGCAGCAACCCATGAGGACAACCACGACCACGAAACTCACCAATACGGGCGGAGTCGGTCGGACACGAGGGAGGAAGCGGCGGGGAAGCTGGCGGGAAAGATGAAGAAATCCGCGAGCGCCAGTTCGGCGTTCGATCACTTCGAGGCGGCTGAGATCGTACGGCGGCCGGCTACCGCGAGGGGCGGCCGCGGAGCGCCGGTTGCAGAAGAggtggaggaggtggaggtggacgCGAGGGCGGACGATTTCATCAACCGGTTCCGGCAGCAGCTCCACCTGCAGCGGCTAGATTCCATTCTGAGGTACAAGGAGATGCTCAACCGTGGCAAATGA
- the LOC103992701 gene encoding uncharacterized protein LOC103992701 — MEASKPPTSAAPRAVNGNGTAAASKGGASRPTVPPTKAQQYRLPYRPQRRPSPRRKRRCHQGCCRICCLWLTLLLIAFVFLAAISAGAIYVLCLPQRPSFSVSSLRLSALDVLSADLLTSRLDLSVTVRNPNQRIVFVFDDVALSASSGGVTIGEGTIPGFVQGTDNTTVLKATVSSSGRSLDPTEASGLRRKKRHSLEIYLDTKAGIKLGRFKSMHVGIRISCNGIEASVTKGNATAGSTKGAAKCKARLRVKIWGWTL; from the coding sequence ATGGAGGCGTCGAAGCCTCCTACCTCCGCGGCTCCCCGGGCCGTGAACGGGAACGGAACCGCCGCCGCCTCAAAGGGAGGTGCCTCCCGTCCCACCGTCCCACCCACCAAGGCGCAGCAGTATCGGCTACCCTACCGCCCCCAGCGGCGGCCTTCGCCCCGACGCAAGCGCCGCTGCCACCAGGGCTGCTGTCGCATCTGCTGCCTGTGGCTCACCCTGCTGCTCATCGCCTTCGTCTTCCTCGCCGCCATCTCCGCCGGCGCTATCTACGTCCTCTGCCTTCCCCAACGCCCCTCCTTCTCCGTCTCCTCCCTCCGCCTCTCCGCCCTCGACGTCCTCTCCGCCGACCTGCTCACCTCCCGCCTCGACCTCTCCGTCACCGTCCGCAACCCCAACCAGAGGATCGTCTTCGTCTTTGACGACGTCGCCCTCTCCGCCTCCTCGGGCGGAGTCACGATAGGTGAGGGAACGATCCCGGGCTTCGTCCAGGGCACCGACAACACCACGGTGCTCAAAGCCACCGTCTCGAGCTCGGGGCGGAGCCTGGACCCGACGGAGGCGTCGGGTCTGAGGCGGAAGAAACGGCATTCCTTGGAGATCTATCTCGACACCAAAGCCGGCATTAAGTTGGGAAGATTCAAGTCGATGCACGTGGGGATCAGGATTTCATGCAACGGGATTGAGGCGTCGGTCACCAAGGGCAACGCCACCGCCGGCTCAACCAAGGGCGCGGCCAAGTGCAAGGCAAGACTTCGTGTCAAGATCTGGGGCTGGACTCTCTAA
- the LOC135642077 gene encoding glyoxylate/succinic semialdehyde reductase 2, chloroplastic-like isoform X2, which yields MVKCSVANASICFRFPISPLRRMPRFPKSSSSFTTIASSQTSADAGEGGEFPGRVGFLGLGIMGSPMAINLLKAGCDVTVWNRTKSKCNHLIDLGAKYEPSPAEVASSCDVTFAMLADPESAVDVACGTNGAVKGMGSGKGYVDASTVDGATSKLISKHIRDTGASFLEAPVSGSKKPAEDGQLIFLTAGDASLYEIASPLLDIMGKSRFYLGEVGNGAAMKLVVNMIMGSMMASFSEGLLLSEKVGLDPNVLIEVISQGAISAPMFAVKGPSMVKATYPTAFPLKHQQKDLRLALGLAESVTQPMPVAAAANELYKVAKSYGLSDHDFSAVIEALRAKLQHSE from the exons ATGGTCAAGTGCTCCGTGGCCAACGCTTCCATCTGTTTCAG GTTCCCCATCTCACCCCTGAGACGGATGCCTCGTTTCCCCAAGTCCTCGTCTTCGTTCACTACGATAGCTTCATCTCAGACCTCTGCCGACGCTGGCGAAG GAGGTGAGTTCCCTGGTCGTGTTGGATTCCTGGGTCTTGGAATCATGGGCTCACCTATGGCAATAAACCTTCTGAAGGCCGG ATGTGATGTTACTGTTTGGAATAGAACAAAGAGCAAGTGCAATCACCTCATTGACCTTGGTGCAAA ATATGAACCTTCTCCTGCAGAAGTTGCATCATCTTGCGATGTGACCTTTGCAATGCTGGCTGATCCTGAAAGTGCG GTTGATGTCGCCTGTGGGACCAATGGAGCGGTCAAAGGAATGGGCTCTGGAAAAGG GTACGTTGATGCATCTACAGTTGATGGGGCCACCTCCAAGCTGATCAGCAAGCATATTAGAGATACAGGGGCATCATTTTTAGAG GCTCCAGTTTCAGGCTCCAAAAAGCCTGCAGAAGATGGGCAGTTGATATTTCTGACTGCAG GTGATGCTTCCTTGTATGAAATAGCATCACCACTTTTAGACATAATGGGAAAG TCGAGATTTTACCTTGGCGAGGTTGGAAATGGTGCAGCTATGAAACTTGTTGTCAACATGATCATGGGAAG CATGATGGCTTCCTTCTCAGAAGGGCTTCTTCTAAGTGAAAAAGTTGGTCTAGACCCAAATGTTCTTATTGAG GTTATTTCACAGGGTGCCATTAGTGCACCTATGTTCGCCGTCAAAGGTCCTTCGATGGTTAAAGCCACGTATCCAACTGCTTTCCCTTTAAAACATCAGCAGAAG GATTTGAGGCTTGCGTTAGGATTAGCTGAGTCTGTGACTCAGCCGATGCCAGTTGCAGCAGCTGCAAATGAGCTCTATAAAGTAGCCAAATCTTATGGCCTTAGTGATCATGATTTCTCAGCAGTTATTGAAGCATTGAGAGCGAAGTTGCAACATTCAGAATGA
- the LOC135642077 gene encoding glyoxylate/succinic semialdehyde reductase 2, chloroplastic-like isoform X1, with translation MVKCSVANASICFRQRLLLPFSAVFSSSPLSMAMAMTSSSIYCRPRFPISPLRRMPRFPKSSSSFTTIASSQTSADAGEGGEFPGRVGFLGLGIMGSPMAINLLKAGCDVTVWNRTKSKCNHLIDLGAKYEPSPAEVASSCDVTFAMLADPESAVDVACGTNGAVKGMGSGKGYVDASTVDGATSKLISKHIRDTGASFLEAPVSGSKKPAEDGQLIFLTAGDASLYEIASPLLDIMGKSRFYLGEVGNGAAMKLVVNMIMGSMMASFSEGLLLSEKVGLDPNVLIEVISQGAISAPMFAVKGPSMVKATYPTAFPLKHQQKDLRLALGLAESVTQPMPVAAAANELYKVAKSYGLSDHDFSAVIEALRAKLQHSE, from the exons ATGGTCAAGTGCTCCGTGGCCAACGCTTCCATCTGTTTCAGGCAGcgtcttctcctccctttctccgccgtcttctcctcctctcctctttccATGGCGATGGCGATGACCTCTTCGTCCATCTACTGCCGCCCCAGGTTCCCCATCTCACCCCTGAGACGGATGCCTCGTTTCCCCAAGTCCTCGTCTTCGTTCACTACGATAGCTTCATCTCAGACCTCTGCCGACGCTGGCGAAG GAGGTGAGTTCCCTGGTCGTGTTGGATTCCTGGGTCTTGGAATCATGGGCTCACCTATGGCAATAAACCTTCTGAAGGCCGG ATGTGATGTTACTGTTTGGAATAGAACAAAGAGCAAGTGCAATCACCTCATTGACCTTGGTGCAAA ATATGAACCTTCTCCTGCAGAAGTTGCATCATCTTGCGATGTGACCTTTGCAATGCTGGCTGATCCTGAAAGTGCG GTTGATGTCGCCTGTGGGACCAATGGAGCGGTCAAAGGAATGGGCTCTGGAAAAGG GTACGTTGATGCATCTACAGTTGATGGGGCCACCTCCAAGCTGATCAGCAAGCATATTAGAGATACAGGGGCATCATTTTTAGAG GCTCCAGTTTCAGGCTCCAAAAAGCCTGCAGAAGATGGGCAGTTGATATTTCTGACTGCAG GTGATGCTTCCTTGTATGAAATAGCATCACCACTTTTAGACATAATGGGAAAG TCGAGATTTTACCTTGGCGAGGTTGGAAATGGTGCAGCTATGAAACTTGTTGTCAACATGATCATGGGAAG CATGATGGCTTCCTTCTCAGAAGGGCTTCTTCTAAGTGAAAAAGTTGGTCTAGACCCAAATGTTCTTATTGAG GTTATTTCACAGGGTGCCATTAGTGCACCTATGTTCGCCGTCAAAGGTCCTTCGATGGTTAAAGCCACGTATCCAACTGCTTTCCCTTTAAAACATCAGCAGAAG GATTTGAGGCTTGCGTTAGGATTAGCTGAGTCTGTGACTCAGCCGATGCCAGTTGCAGCAGCTGCAAATGAGCTCTATAAAGTAGCCAAATCTTATGGCCTTAGTGATCATGATTTCTCAGCAGTTATTGAAGCATTGAGAGCGAAGTTGCAACATTCAGAATGA
- the LOC135643109 gene encoding WD-40 repeat-containing protein MSI5-like → IAISVGQFNLHVLQYDKAYILPSCICFNIVLPTVGKDKSVVLWSIHDHISSLSESLSKSPVSSTPNSSGKQPTKAGNVKSSGSPTVGPRGVYQGHEDTVEDVQFCPSSAQEFCSVGDDPCHILWDAFVGTSPAVKVEKAHNADLHCVDWNPLDQNLILIGGLLTEHQFLEVLLRMASSIYGIMKRLVRRKKVLELGCLIHPPGLFFQHARA, encoded by the exons ATTGCTATCAGTGTTGGCCAGTTTAACCTTCATGTTTTGCAATATGATAAAGCTTATATTCTCCCTTCTTGTATATGTTTTAACATTGTTTTGCCTACGGTAGGTAAGGATAAATCAGTTGTCTTGTGGAGCATACATGATCATATCTCGTCTCTATCAGAGTCATTGTCAAAGTCGCCTGTCTCATCAACTCCAAATTCAAGTGGTAAGCAGCCCACTAAAGCTGGTAATGTGAAAAGCTCAGGCAGCCCAACTGTTGGGCCAAGAGGTGTGTACCAAGGGCATGAAGATACTGTTGAAGATGTGCAGTTCTGTCCATCCAG TGCACAGGAATTTTGTAGCGTAGGTGATGATCCTTGCCATATTCTTTGGGATGCCTTCGTTGGTACCAGTCCAGCTGTCAAG GTCGAGAAAGCTCATAATGCTGACCTTCACTGTGTGGATTGGAACCCCCTTGATCAGAATCTTATTTTGATTGG TGGTCTCCTGACAGAGCATCAGTTTTTGGAAGTGCTGCTGAGGATGGCTTCCTCAATATATGGGATCATGAAAAG gtTGGTAAGAAGAAAGAAAGTGCTGGAACTAGGATGCCTAATTCACCCCCCTGGTTTATTCTTTCAACATGCAAGGGCATAG